A segment of the Cyanobacteria bacterium QS_8_64_29 genome:
AGGTGCTGGCCCACGCGGCCGACAACGCGCTGGCGCGGCGCTTGCAGGAACCGCTTTGAGCGGGCCTGACTGGGCCGCTCCCAATTGTTAGGGTAAGGGTCGTTAAGCCCCAGTTAAAGCGCGCTGCCCACGGACTGCCCGCAAGGAAGCAAGCGTCATGTTGCCTGCTGCAGACGAGGGCGTGCCCCTCACCGCTCCGGACGCCGACCGGTTGAAGGACGCCTGCGGCGTCTTTGGCGCCTACGCCCCCGAGCAAGATGTGGCCCGGTTGAGCTATTTCGGGCTCTATGCCCTACAGCACCGGGGTCAGGAATCGGCTGGCATTGCCACCTTCGAGGGCGAGCGGGTCCACCTACACAAAGACATGGGCCTAGTAGCCCGGGTGTTTGATGAAGCCAGTTTGAACGAGCTGCCCGGGAGCGCCGCGATCGGCCATACGCGCTACTCCACCACCGGCTCCAGCCTGGTCGCCAACGCGCAACCCACCCTCGCGCACAGCCGCCTGGGGTCGCTGGCGCTGGCGCACAACGGCAACCTGGTTAACCCTGGCGAGCTGCAAGCGGCTCTCAAAGCCAGCCACTACGAGTTCGCCACCACCACGGACTCGGAGGCGATCGCGGTGGCCATTGCCCAAGAGGTAGACCGCGGCCAGGATTGGATCGCCGCGATCACCGCGGCCCTACAGCGCTGCAGCGGGGCGTACAGCTTAGCGATCGGGACCCCCACCGGCATTGCCGGGGTGCGCGATCCGCACGGCATCCGGCCGCTGGCGATCGGCACGTTGGGCGACAGTCCGCAGCGCTACGTTCTGGCCTCGGAGACGGCGGCGCTGGATCTCATCGGCGCCCGCTACCTGCGCGAGGTTGAGCCGGGGGAGCTGGTCTGGATCGATGAGTCCGGCCTAACGGCGTACCCCTTGGGCGATGCAGTCGAGCGCAAGCTCTGCATCTTCGAGATGATCTATTTCTCCCGGCCCGACAGCCTGGTCAACGGCGAAACCCTCTACAGCTATCGGGTGCGCTTGGGGCACCGCCTGGCGCGCGAGTCTCACATCGATGCCGATGTGGTCATTCCCGTTCCCGACTCGGGCGTGCCGGCCGCGATCGGCTTTGCCCAGACCTCGGGCATCCATTACGCCGAAGGGCTAATCAAAAACCGCTACGTGGGGCGCACCTTCATCCAGCCCACCCAAAGCATGCGCGAGGCCGGCATCCGGATGAAGCTCAACCCACTCAAAGATGTCCTGGCCGGCAAGCGCGTCATTATTGTCGATGATTCCATCGTGCGCGGCACGACCAGCGGCAAGATCGTCCAAGCCCTGCGCGACGCCGGCGCCGTTGAGGTCCACATGCGCATCTCCTCGCCACCGGTGACCCACCCGTGCTTTTACGGCATCGATACTGACAGTCAGGATCACCTCATTGCGGCAACCCAACCGGTGGATGAAATTGCCGATTCCATTGGGGCCGACTCGCTGGCCTACCTCAGCCTGGAGGGCATGCTGGAAGCAACCGGGCAAGATCCCAACCGCTTCTGTACGGCTTGCTTTACCGGGGACTATCCCATCCCCATCCCCGAGGCGCTGCAGCAGTCCAAACTCATCTTGGAGCGAAGCTCCTCCTAGGGCCTGCGGCAGCCACTCCTCACAGCGAAGGGACACGCCTTACGCTGGGATTGCCAATTTGTGTCTGCTCCCTAGGAGGCCACCATGCCCCAAGTCCGCGCTTACGGTGCCCAGTCGCCTACCGCCGAGCTGGCGCCGCTGATGATCGAGCGCCGGGCGCTGCGCCCCGATGACGTTGCGATCGCCATCCGCTATTGCGGCATCTGCCATACGGACATCCACTTCGTTCGCAATGATTGGGGCGGTACCGAGTACCCCATCGTGCCCGGTCACGAGATCGTCGGCCGCGTGACGGCAGTGGGCTCG
Coding sequences within it:
- a CDS encoding amidophosphoribosyltransferase — protein: MLPAADEGVPLTAPDADRLKDACGVFGAYAPEQDVARLSYFGLYALQHRGQESAGIATFEGERVHLHKDMGLVARVFDEASLNELPGSAAIGHTRYSTTGSSLVANAQPTLAHSRLGSLALAHNGNLVNPGELQAALKASHYEFATTTDSEAIAVAIAQEVDRGQDWIAAITAALQRCSGAYSLAIGTPTGIAGVRDPHGIRPLAIGTLGDSPQRYVLASETAALDLIGARYLREVEPGELVWIDESGLTAYPLGDAVERKLCIFEMIYFSRPDSLVNGETLYSYRVRLGHRLARESHIDADVVIPVPDSGVPAAIGFAQTSGIHYAEGLIKNRYVGRTFIQPTQSMREAGIRMKLNPLKDVLAGKRVIIVDDSIVRGTTSGKIVQALRDAGAVEVHMRISSPPVTHPCFYGIDTDSQDHLIAATQPVDEIADSIGADSLAYLSLEGMLEATGQDPNRFCTACFTGDYPIPIPEALQQSKLILERSSS